The following are encoded in a window of Chloroflexia bacterium SDU3-3 genomic DNA:
- a CDS encoding SAM-dependent chlorinase/fluorinase, which translates to MQPSGIVTLTTDFGSSDSYVGIMKGVILGVNRAAQMVDITHEIRPQNIQQTAYMVQTFYRFFPQGTVHVIVVDPGVGSERQAIALQTPEATFVAPDNGVLTYAYREALARWGAEQVRVHALTEPRFWLPDVSRTFHGRDVFAPVAAHLSRGVGVEQLGPQLAGLHEAQLDEPSVDWRGALVGQIIHVDHFGNYITNICPQHIAQSGLGQKFAIEILDERITKICDTYAEGEVGVLIALFGSSGRLELSVRNGSAAHLLGVGVGDNVKVWPA; encoded by the coding sequence ATGCAACCAAGCGGGATCGTGACGCTCACAACCGATTTTGGTAGCTCCGATAGCTATGTTGGCATCATGAAAGGTGTGATTCTGGGTGTGAATCGCGCCGCGCAGATGGTGGATATCACCCACGAGATCAGGCCGCAGAACATCCAGCAGACTGCCTATATGGTGCAGACGTTCTACCGCTTTTTCCCGCAGGGCACGGTGCATGTGATCGTGGTGGACCCTGGCGTGGGCAGCGAGCGCCAGGCCATCGCGCTGCAGACGCCCGAGGCCACGTTTGTGGCCCCCGACAACGGCGTGCTCACCTACGCCTACCGCGAGGCCCTGGCGCGCTGGGGTGCCGAGCAGGTGCGGGTACATGCGCTCACCGAGCCGCGCTTCTGGCTGCCCGATGTGAGTCGTACCTTCCACGGGCGCGATGTGTTCGCCCCGGTGGCCGCCCACCTCTCCAGAGGCGTGGGCGTCGAGCAGCTGGGGCCGCAGCTGGCTGGCCTGCACGAGGCCCAGCTCGATGAGCCATCGGTGGACTGGCGCGGCGCGCTGGTGGGCCAGATCATCCACGTGGATCACTTTGGCAACTACATCACCAATATCTGCCCGCAGCACATCGCGCAGTCGGGCCTTGGCCAGAAGTTCGCCATCGAGATCCTGGATGAGCGGATCACCAAGATCTGCGACACCTACGCCGAGGGCGAGGTGGGCGTGCTGATTGCGCTGTTCGGCAGCAGCGGCAGGCTGGAGCTGTCGGTGCGCAACGGCAGCGCGGCGCATCTGCTGGGCGTGGGCGTGGGCGATAATGTGAAGGTCTGGCCTGCGTAG
- a CDS encoding dynamin, with protein MIGLLKKQRLLTEQQDALLAQVRAQLVDLHGALARFGADVAPSDTRALDETIEQLESLFMLVIAGEFNSGKSSFINALVGEKIVREGVTPTTDRITLLRYGPESHEQVLSEFLAEYSFPAEVLKQIVLVDTPGTNAIVRRHEELTREFIPRSDLVLFVTSADRPFTESERAFLATIQEWGKKVIIILNKVDLLEPDDLAQVIEFIQENARDLLGATPQIFPISARLAQRSRQSEDAAAWGASRFEAVERYVIDQLDEEERIRLKLLSPIGVAQRLGSKYLQVVEGRLATLQGDVGALENIERQLELFREDLTNDFRYHLTEVDKILADLELRGNSFFDETLRLTNIRQLIHTEQVREAFEDEVLADVPQQIDARLHALIDWMIEKNLRLWQSVMDYLQRNRVPHHQEHIIGEVGGSFEYNRAALLDAVATRTQQVVNSYDSQAEAAALEDGVRGALAATALVEVGAIGLGALLIAVLHGALLDFTGVFAAGIVGVVGIFVIPTKRRQVKQQFHEKIGELRERIHETMQAQFDSELDKMIERLREAIMPYTRFIRSQREQLLNTQRELSDVDVELGRIRAKLK; from the coding sequence GTGATCGGGTTGCTGAAAAAACAACGGCTGCTCACAGAGCAGCAGGATGCCCTGCTGGCCCAGGTGCGGGCGCAGCTGGTGGATCTGCATGGTGCGCTGGCCCGCTTCGGGGCCGACGTGGCCCCCAGCGACACGCGCGCGCTGGATGAGACCATCGAGCAGCTGGAAAGCCTGTTCATGCTGGTGATCGCGGGCGAGTTCAACTCGGGCAAGTCCAGCTTCATCAACGCGCTGGTGGGCGAGAAGATCGTGCGCGAGGGCGTCACCCCCACCACCGACCGCATCACGCTGCTGCGCTACGGCCCCGAGTCGCACGAGCAGGTGCTCTCCGAGTTCTTGGCCGAGTACAGCTTCCCCGCCGAGGTGCTCAAGCAGATCGTGCTGGTCGACACCCCCGGCACCAACGCGATCGTGCGCCGCCACGAGGAGCTGACCCGCGAGTTCATCCCCCGCTCCGATCTGGTGCTGTTCGTCACATCCGCCGACCGCCCCTTCACCGAGAGCGAGCGCGCCTTCCTGGCCACCATCCAGGAGTGGGGCAAGAAGGTGATCATCATCCTGAACAAGGTCGACCTGCTGGAGCCGGATGACTTGGCCCAGGTGATCGAATTCATCCAGGAGAACGCCCGCGACCTGCTGGGCGCGACCCCGCAGATCTTCCCGATTTCGGCGCGGCTGGCCCAGCGCAGCCGCCAGAGCGAGGACGCCGCCGCATGGGGCGCGAGCCGCTTCGAGGCCGTCGAGCGCTACGTGATCGACCAGCTGGATGAGGAGGAGCGCATCCGGCTCAAGCTGCTTTCGCCGATCGGCGTGGCCCAGCGGCTGGGCAGCAAGTACCTGCAGGTGGTGGAGGGGCGGCTGGCCACCCTGCAGGGCGACGTGGGCGCGCTGGAAAATATCGAGCGCCAGCTGGAGCTGTTCCGCGAGGATCTGACCAACGACTTTCGCTACCACCTGACCGAGGTCGACAAGATCCTGGCCGACCTAGAGCTGCGCGGCAACAGCTTCTTCGACGAGACCCTGCGGCTCACCAACATCCGCCAGCTCATCCACACCGAGCAGGTGCGCGAGGCCTTTGAGGACGAGGTGCTGGCCGATGTGCCCCAGCAGATCGATGCGCGCCTGCACGCGCTGATCGACTGGATGATCGAGAAGAACTTGCGGCTGTGGCAGTCGGTGATGGACTATCTGCAGCGCAACCGCGTGCCGCACCATCAGGAGCACATCATCGGCGAGGTGGGCGGCAGCTTCGAGTACAACCGCGCGGCGCTGCTGGATGCGGTGGCCACCCGCACCCAGCAGGTGGTGAACAGCTACGATAGCCAGGCCGAGGCCGCCGCGCTGGAGGATGGCGTGCGCGGTGCGCTGGCCGCCACTGCCCTGGTCGAGGTGGGGGCTATTGGCTTAGGCGCGTTGCTGATCGCGGTGCTCCATGGGGCGCTGCTCGATTTTACCGGCGTGTTTGCCGCTGGTATCGTTGGTGTGGTTGGTATCTTCGTTATCCCCACCAAGCGCCGCCAGGTCAAGCAGCAGTTCCACGAGAAGATCGGTGAGCTGCGCGAGCGCATCCACGAGACCATGCAGGCCCAGTTCGATAGCGAGCTGGACAAGATGATCGAGCGGCTGCGCGAGGCGATCATGCCCTACACGCGCTTCATCCGCAGCCAGCGCGAGCAGCTGCTCAACACCCAGCGCGAGCTTTCCGATGTGGATGTGGAGCTGGGCCGCATCCGCGCCAAGCTGAAATAG
- a CDS encoding DUF2357 domain-containing protein, with protein sequence MAGFRWWCAARATWWAGCAATSWWTAPTQRPRRRPHPTPSAPRGSALRRASFVQRYPMREILLQLDEEDLPPVVEHQPVEFVAAPPGEGTLELAVDGLALEPFLRPGDAHWRWRWNPGAAAGLHTVALRGAGGARTWVLRAEPRKIDQERYAALIDDLQQVGYGLVASLGGSAAEGAAGQPQPAESLLDAYYAAILGQLPAFERAVRQVAARPHELLAPQGQRGPLDLARQVDPAALARMAEGALDPAPPGVADTLQQALRPGGGMLPREVEQPAPSPTLDIYEHRLLGHLLGLLLLRTRQIHALAEGGLQRVGQLPTARAARLREIAQSSAAAERSLRGLRALPLLDAVGPLTSFHGPTALLQRDPRYRTIYQMWQALRQQPAFSFQSPLLSIPIADLPQLYESWCALQVAAALLAAGGEVRSQRLVRPAADGDALATVGLATDAPLLVIARGDAELRLRYQPRYRPGAGAVRLRSLDRHTRTPDLAIEVWRAGAAPQVLVLDAKYRLDDDGRGVPQDALAEAYAYRGAIGYGGAGAVRRALLLYPGAASERYPSGVGVVAALPGQLGDLAGALAEALGEG encoded by the coding sequence ATGGCTGGCTTCAGGTGGTGGTGCGCGGCGCGGGCAACGTGGTGGGCTGGGTGCGCGGCGACCAGCTGGTGGACAGCACCGACCCAGCGCCCACGCCGCCGCCCGCATCCGACACCTAGCGCGCCCCGAGGCTCGGCACTGCGCCGGGCCTCTTTTGTGCAAAGGTACCCCATGCGCGAGATTTTGCTGCAGCTGGATGAGGAAGATCTGCCGCCGGTGGTCGAGCACCAGCCGGTGGAGTTTGTGGCCGCCCCGCCCGGCGAGGGCACGCTAGAGCTGGCGGTGGATGGGCTGGCGCTGGAGCCGTTTCTGCGCCCCGGCGATGCGCACTGGCGCTGGCGCTGGAACCCCGGCGCGGCGGCTGGCCTGCACACCGTGGCGCTGCGCGGCGCGGGCGGCGCGCGCACTTGGGTGCTGCGGGCCGAGCCGCGCAAGATCGACCAGGAGCGCTACGCCGCGCTGATCGACGACCTGCAGCAGGTGGGCTACGGGCTGGTGGCCTCGCTGGGCGGCAGCGCCGCCGAGGGCGCGGCGGGCCAGCCCCAGCCCGCCGAGAGCCTGCTCGACGCCTACTATGCCGCCATCCTCGGCCAGCTGCCCGCCTTCGAGCGCGCCGTGCGCCAGGTGGCGGCGCGCCCGCACGAGCTGCTGGCACCCCAGGGCCAGCGCGGGCCGCTCGACCTGGCCCGCCAGGTGGATCCCGCCGCCCTGGCCCGCATGGCCGAGGGCGCGCTCGACCCCGCGCCCCCCGGCGTGGCCGACACCCTGCAGCAGGCGCTGCGCCCCGGCGGCGGCATGCTGCCGCGCGAGGTCGAGCAGCCCGCCCCTAGCCCCACGCTCGATATCTACGAGCACCGCCTGCTGGGCCACCTGCTTGGCCTGCTGCTGCTGCGCACGCGCCAGATCCACGCCCTGGCCGAGGGCGGGCTGCAGCGCGTGGGCCAGCTGCCCACGGCCCGCGCCGCACGCCTGCGCGAGATCGCCCAGTCCAGCGCCGCCGCCGAGCGCAGCCTGCGCGGCTTGCGCGCCCTGCCGCTGCTGGATGCGGTCGGCCCGCTGACGAGCTTCCACGGCCCCACCGCGCTGCTGCAGCGCGACCCACGCTACCGCACGATCTACCAGATGTGGCAGGCCCTGCGCCAGCAGCCCGCGTTTTCATTCCAAAGCCCGCTGCTCAGCATCCCGATCGCCGATCTGCCCCAGCTGTACGAGTCGTGGTGCGCGCTGCAGGTGGCCGCCGCACTGCTGGCGGCAGGCGGCGAGGTGCGCTCGCAGCGGCTGGTGCGCCCCGCCGCCGATGGCGATGCGCTGGCCACCGTGGGACTGGCCACCGACGCGCCGCTGCTGGTGATCGCGCGCGGCGACGCCGAGCTGCGCCTGCGCTACCAGCCGCGCTATCGCCCCGGCGCGGGCGCAGTGCGGCTGCGCTCGCTCGATCGCCACACCCGCACGCCCGACCTTGCCATCGAGGTCTGGCGCGCCGGGGCCGCGCCGCAGGTGCTGGTGCTGGATGCCAAGTATCGGCTGGATGACGACGGGCGCGGCGTGCCCCAGGATGCCCTGGCCGAGGCCTACGCCTACCGTGGGGCTATCGGCTACGGCGGGGCGGGGGCGGTGCGCCGCGCGCTGCTGCTCTACCCTGGGGCGGCCAGCGAGCGGTACCCCAGCGGGGTGGGCGTGGTGGCCGCGCTGCCTGGCCAGCTGGGCGATCTGGCGGGCGCGCTGGCCGAGGCGCTTGGCGAGGGGTAG
- a CDS encoding protein kinase, with product MTSLNLLGQTIDGFEILSELGRGGMAVVYRARQQMPSRYVALKVLPPEFGRDASYIARFRQEADSAAALEHPHIVPIYAFGSSESLHYIAMKLVSGRTLKSLIDVQGAMRLEDTIVVLEQIADALDYAHRNGVIHRDIKPSNVMLDDGGWVYLTDFGLARGMTSSLLTQTGTVMGTPAYMSPEQAEGRTNIGPASDLYSLGVIIYEMLTGQMPFEAETSQGVLVARLYQPPRPPRQLRPELSPEVEAIILRALGRQPEDRFPSARDLVSALRDAERAEDSAPPAAAEYAPAPVVETVPTVAMPLTRPVAPTPTPLPTPPVGVPHAAPPHVGRTRHAPPHAVPSTGPTMALPTMGDTIAVGQRPGAHDHAARPKRSWRGCLVGCAIAGVLMLGGAAGGAYLVYTYGVQISQADDARRMLATSGDMKASIASLEQLQAAHPDLDEAKEYLALTYLLSGRNADAVRLAEPFADKGMYPPLGGVVLAMAKAERGEYQHALEAIDQAIDHDSGYALAYAVRASINADRGAASFDRDLFSKAAHDLDLANVKLSNEDPLDRALIFAATAHVHRQSYELSDDSAELAKASEALEQAVKLQPKLAYFHAELGYIYSAQGEHDKARQAFQDALDADHGYVHAQVGLGWNAYYTKDYEAAVRLFDQAIQMRSDDADAHLGKSYALAELSTPDYQAAVAEARLAASLAPDRLDVQSELGWAYRNLGSSLSDNAARKDQYTQAEQQFRRVLEKNDRFFDAQLGLGWALQDLALLIGDDAKLHDSLDTLDRALELKKNQPYALNARGWTNYHLNEYDDALDDFNQALERDAQYGDALLGKGRTLVALEKPDEAKVVFQAAVDAGSTTAQYDLDELK from the coding sequence ATGACCAGCCTGAACCTTCTAGGGCAGACTATCGACGGCTTTGAGATTCTGAGCGAGCTTGGGCGCGGCGGGATGGCGGTGGTCTACCGCGCCCGCCAGCAGATGCCCAGCCGCTATGTCGCGCTGAAGGTGCTGCCGCCCGAGTTTGGCCGCGATGCCAGCTACATCGCCCGCTTCCGGCAAGAGGCCGACAGCGCCGCCGCGCTGGAGCACCCGCACATTGTGCCGATCTACGCCTTTGGCTCGTCGGAGAGCCTGCACTATATCGCGATGAAGCTGGTCTCGGGGAGGACGCTCAAGAGCCTGATCGATGTGCAGGGTGCGATGCGGCTGGAAGATACGATTGTGGTGCTTGAGCAGATCGCCGACGCGCTCGACTACGCCCACCGCAACGGCGTGATCCACCGCGATATCAAGCCCTCGAATGTGATGCTGGATGATGGCGGCTGGGTCTACCTCACCGACTTCGGCCTGGCGCGCGGGATGACATCCTCGCTGCTGACCCAGACCGGCACCGTGATGGGCACGCCCGCCTACATGTCGCCCGAGCAGGCCGAGGGCCGCACCAACATCGGCCCCGCATCCGATCTCTACTCGCTGGGCGTGATTATCTACGAGATGCTGACCGGCCAGATGCCGTTTGAGGCCGAGACCTCGCAGGGCGTGCTGGTGGCGCGGCTCTACCAGCCGCCCCGCCCGCCCCGCCAGCTGCGCCCCGAGCTTTCGCCCGAGGTCGAGGCGATCATCCTGCGCGCGCTGGGCCGCCAGCCCGAAGATCGTTTCCCGTCGGCCCGCGATCTGGTGTCGGCCCTGCGCGATGCCGAGCGCGCCGAGGACAGCGCGCCGCCCGCCGCCGCCGAGTATGCGCCCGCCCCTGTCGTCGAGACTGTCCCGACGGTGGCCATGCCCCTGACGCGTCCTGTTGCGCCCACGCCCACGCCGCTGCCCACGCCGCCCGTGGGTGTACCGCATGCTGCGCCGCCCCACGTGGGGCGCACGCGCCACGCGCCGCCGCACGCGGTGCCGAGCACCGGCCCGACCATGGCCCTGCCCACCATGGGCGATACGATCGCGGTCGGCCAGCGGCCCGGCGCCCACGACCACGCCGCCCGCCCCAAGCGCAGCTGGCGCGGCTGCCTCGTCGGCTGCGCCATCGCGGGCGTGCTGATGCTGGGTGGCGCCGCCGGGGGCGCATACCTAGTCTACACCTACGGCGTCCAGATCTCGCAGGCCGATGATGCGCGGCGCATGCTGGCCACCAGCGGCGATATGAAGGCCTCAATTGCCTCGCTTGAGCAGCTGCAGGCGGCCCACCCCGATCTCGATGAGGCCAAAGAGTATCTGGCGCTGACCTACCTGCTGAGCGGGCGGAATGCCGATGCGGTGCGGCTTGCGGAGCCTTTCGCGGACAAGGGCATGTACCCGCCGCTCGGCGGCGTGGTGCTGGCCATGGCCAAGGCCGAGCGCGGCGAGTATCAGCACGCCCTAGAGGCGATCGATCAGGCGATCGACCACGATAGCGGCTACGCGCTGGCCTACGCCGTGCGGGCCTCGATCAACGCCGACCGCGGGGCCGCCAGCTTCGACCGCGACCTGTTTTCCAAGGCCGCCCACGATCTGGATCTGGCCAATGTGAAGCTCTCGAACGAAGACCCGCTCGACCGCGCGCTGATCTTTGCCGCCACGGCCCACGTCCACCGCCAGAGCTACGAGCTGAGCGACGACAGCGCCGAGCTGGCGAAGGCCTCCGAGGCGCTGGAGCAGGCGGTGAAGCTTCAGCCCAAGCTAGCCTACTTCCACGCCGAGCTGGGCTATATCTACAGCGCCCAGGGTGAGCACGATAAGGCGCGACAGGCCTTCCAGGATGCGCTGGATGCCGATCACGGCTATGTGCACGCGCAGGTGGGCCTGGGCTGGAACGCCTACTATACCAAGGACTACGAGGCGGCGGTGCGGCTGTTCGATCAGGCTATCCAGATGCGCTCCGACGATGCCGACGCCCACCTGGGCAAGAGCTACGCCCTGGCCGAGCTGAGCACCCCCGACTACCAGGCCGCCGTTGCCGAGGCACGGCTGGCCGCTAGCCTGGCCCCCGACCGCCTGGATGTGCAGAGCGAGCTGGGCTGGGCCTACCGCAATCTGGGCAGCAGCCTGAGCGATAATGCCGCCCGCAAGGATCAGTACACCCAGGCCGAGCAGCAGTTCCGCCGCGTGCTTGAGAAGAACGACCGCTTCTTCGATGCGCAGCTGGGGCTTGGCTGGGCGCTGCAGGATCTTGCTTTGCTGATCGGGGATGATGCCAAGCTGCACGATTCGCTCGATACCCTCGATCGCGCACTTGAGCTGAAGAAGAACCAGCCGTACGCGCTGAATGCACGCGGCTGGACCAACTACCACCTGAACGAATATGACGATGCCCTGGATGATTTCAACCAGGCGCTGGAGCGCGACGCGCAGTATGGCGACGCGCTGCTAGGCAAGGGCCGCACGCTTGTGGCGCTGGAGAAGCCCGATGAGGCGAAGGTGGTGTTTCAGGCAGCGGTGGATGCCGGAAGTACAACGGCGCAGTATGATCTCGACGAGCTTAAGTAG
- a CDS encoding response regulator has product MGTYTMLVVDDEPDIRQLLRIFFERQGFTIYLANDGKAGIDLAKRHQPDIILMDIQMPFMSGLDAVRYLRTDPSFASTPILALTAYARVNVAADIIRAGFDEALYKPIDFGMLHATVQEAMQRRR; this is encoded by the coding sequence ATGGGCACATATACAATGCTTGTCGTCGATGACGAGCCGGATATCCGCCAGCTCCTCCGGATCTTTTTTGAACGGCAGGGGTTCACCATCTACCTTGCCAACGATGGAAAAGCTGGCATCGATCTGGCCAAGCGTCATCAGCCCGATATTATCCTGATGGACATCCAGATGCCGTTTATGAGCGGCCTGGATGCGGTTCGCTATCTCCGCACCGATCCGAGCTTCGCGTCGACCCCCATCCTGGCGCTCACGGCCTACGCCCGCGTGAACGTGGCCGCCGACATCATCCGCGCCGGGTTCGACGAGGCGCTCTACAAGCCGATCGACTTCGGCATGCTGCACGCAACCGTGCAGGAGGCGATGCAGCGCAGGCGCTGA
- the rlmD gene encoding 23S rRNA (uracil(1939)-C(5))-methyltransferase RlmD, producing the protein MYKRKERTWRSPAAPTRAQRIKARNPKRSEPMAAEWPETLELTIDAMAQGGDGVGRWQGRVVFVEGGLPGEQVLVRLRERREAYARGEVSQVLVAAPERIAPRDPQADHMPWQHIEHAAQLRFKRQILTEQLAKIGGLADAPVAEIVPASQPWGYRSSARLHVRGGRLGYFHAGTRELRHFAGDPLLLPALGRALEALAGLIDEDDGVEEVALRASEANGYAVAALRGRGDLRPLARLWMQRAPQVAGVSLPGGAVGNVELSEEVGGISFLLRPESFFQVNSAAAEVLLRLVRQGLAMQGGERLIDLYCGVGTFALPLAGRASAVIGIEEAEGAVRDAERSAEANGVANVRFFAGTAERLLSTVKEQADALVLDPPRRGCHPQALAQVLRIAPARVVYVSCHPGTLARDLKILVEGGYHVEQVTPVDLFPQTPHIESVTVLTRA; encoded by the coding sequence ATGTACAAGCGAAAAGAGCGAACCTGGCGTTCGCCCGCTGCGCCTACAAGGGCGCAGCGCATAAAAGCCCGAAACCCGAAGAGGAGCGAACCAATGGCAGCAGAATGGCCCGAGACCCTAGAGCTAACCATCGACGCGATGGCGCAGGGCGGCGATGGCGTGGGGCGGTGGCAGGGCCGCGTGGTGTTTGTCGAGGGCGGCCTGCCCGGCGAGCAGGTGCTGGTGCGTCTGCGCGAGCGCCGCGAGGCCTACGCGCGCGGCGAGGTGTCCCAGGTGCTGGTGGCCGCGCCCGAGCGCATCGCCCCGCGCGACCCTCAGGCCGACCACATGCCCTGGCAGCACATCGAGCACGCCGCCCAGCTGCGCTTCAAGCGCCAGATCCTGACCGAGCAGCTGGCCAAGATCGGCGGCCTGGCCGACGCGCCCGTGGCCGAGATCGTGCCCGCCTCGCAGCCATGGGGCTACCGCAGCTCGGCGCGGCTGCATGTGCGCGGCGGGCGGCTGGGCTACTTCCACGCGGGCACCCGCGAGCTGCGGCACTTCGCGGGCGACCCGCTGCTGCTGCCCGCGCTTGGCCGCGCCCTGGAGGCACTGGCCGGCCTGATCGATGAGGATGACGGCGTGGAGGAGGTGGCGCTGCGGGCCAGCGAGGCCAACGGCTACGCCGTGGCGGCCCTGCGCGGGCGCGGCGACCTGCGGCCCCTGGCGCGGCTGTGGATGCAGCGCGCCCCGCAGGTGGCCGGGGTCAGCCTGCCCGGCGGCGCGGTGGGCAACGTCGAGCTTTCCGAGGAGGTGGGCGGCATCTCGTTCCTGCTGCGCCCCGAGTCGTTCTTCCAGGTGAACAGCGCCGCCGCCGAGGTGCTGCTGCGGCTGGTGCGCCAGGGCCTGGCCATGCAGGGCGGCGAGCGCCTGATCGACCTCTACTGCGGTGTCGGCACCTTCGCGCTGCCGCTGGCCGGGCGCGCATCCGCCGTGATCGGCATCGAGGAGGCCGAGGGGGCCGTGCGCGACGCCGAGCGCAGCGCCGAGGCCAACGGCGTGGCCAACGTGCGCTTCTTCGCGGGCACCGCCGAGCGCCTGCTGTCCACTGTCAAGGAGCAGGCCGACGCGCTCGTGCTCGACCCGCCCCGGCGCGGCTGCCACCCCCAGGCCCTGGCCCAGGTGCTGCGCATCGCCCCGGCGCGGGTGGTCTACGTCTCGTGCCACCCCGGCACCCTGGCCCGCGACCTCAAGATCCTAGTCGAGGGCGGCTACCATGTCGAGCAGGTCACGCCGGTCGACCTCTTCCCCCAGACCCCCCACATCGAGAGCGTGACGGTGCTGACCCGCGCCTAG
- a CDS encoding N-acetylmuramoyl-L-alanine amidase, with protein MPFRTPRLTHTLFAAALPLTLFMGMLHSPGLIDSAGVPGPQSVLAFPPTLTASPIPPTATLTPTPTITPFPSAQPTPDPAQPTAQPRSGVRIGLQAGHWKSSELPDELARLRTSTGTSAGGVREVDLNLAVAQRVAEMLRTRGIEVDVLPATVPPSYLADAFVAIHADGSSSTKPSGYKASAPWRASPASQHLLEAMIAEYGTATKLKQDGAITMNMRGYFAFNWMRHTHAVAKTTPAIILEMGFLTNASDRSFMVNRQDRVAVGIANGIIRYLNERNANDLAALQPPEFKTKRPASADGVLVRASPSDTAKVIYEASANTRLFPFQERDGWLQVVVRGAGNVVGWVRGDQLVDSTDPAPTPPPASDT; from the coding sequence GTGCCATTTCGAACTCCTCGTCTGACCCATACCCTTTTTGCAGCCGCTCTGCCGCTTACCCTCTTTATGGGCATGCTGCACAGCCCCGGGCTGATAGATTCGGCAGGCGTGCCTGGGCCGCAGTCGGTGCTGGCCTTCCCGCCCACCCTCACCGCATCGCCCATCCCGCCCACCGCCACGCTCACCCCCACGCCCACCATCACGCCCTTCCCCTCGGCCCAGCCCACCCCCGACCCGGCCCAGCCCACGGCGCAGCCGCGCAGCGGGGTGCGCATCGGCCTGCAGGCGGGGCACTGGAAGTCCAGCGAGCTGCCCGACGAGCTGGCGCGGCTGCGCACTTCCACCGGCACATCCGCCGGGGGCGTGCGCGAGGTCGACCTGAATCTGGCCGTGGCCCAGCGTGTGGCCGAGATGCTGCGCACCCGTGGGATCGAGGTGGATGTGCTGCCCGCCACGGTGCCGCCCAGCTATCTGGCCGATGCCTTCGTGGCCATCCACGCCGATGGGTCGAGCAGCACCAAGCCCAGCGGCTACAAGGCCAGCGCGCCGTGGCGCGCATCCCCGGCCTCGCAGCACCTGCTAGAGGCGATGATCGCCGAGTACGGCACCGCCACCAAGCTGAAGCAGGATGGCGCGATCACCATGAACATGCGCGGCTACTTCGCCTTTAACTGGATGCGCCACACCCACGCGGTGGCGAAGACCACGCCCGCGATCATCCTGGAGATGGGCTTCTTGACCAATGCATCCGACCGCAGCTTCATGGTCAACCGCCAGGATCGGGTGGCGGTGGGCATTGCCAATGGCATCATCCGCTACCTGAACGAGCGCAATGCCAACGACCTCGCGGCCCTGCAGCCGCCCGAGTTCAAGACCAAGCGCCCGGCCTCGGCGGATGGCGTGCTGGTGCGCGCCTCGCCCTCGGATACGGCCAAGGTGATCTACGAGGCGAGCGCGAACACGCGGCTGTTCCCCTTCCAGGAGCGCGATGGCTGGCTTCAGGTGGTGGTGCGCGGCGCGGGCAACGTGGTGGGCTGGGTGCGCGGCGACCAGCTGGTGGACAGCACCGACCCAGCGCCCACGCCGCCGCCCGCATCCGACACCTAG